The region GGTGAAAGCGACGACGTTGCTTCTAGAATCCGAAATCACGATTCAAAGCGTGATTGGTGGACTCAGGCAATCCTCATTACGAGCACTGCAAACAGTCTGAACAAAGCACATGTGAGGTACGTCGAGTCTCGCCTTGTCGAAGAAGCTCGAAAATGTAACTAACCCTCCCAGACCTTCGCTTTCAGAAGCAGCGCAAGCCAATATGGAGCAATTCGTTGATTACGTTCTCACCATTCTTCCGGCAATCCGTGTAGACGGATTTGTAGTCAGAACACGAGCAGAGCCGCGCATTCAGGTCTTGCCGACCACTGTAGCCCCTAAACCTACAGCAAAGTTTCTGTTTAAACTAGCCAACGGACAGGTAGACGCATCCGCTGAGCTCGAAAACGGCGAATTCGTCATACAAGCTGGTTCAGTAGGTCGAGCCGAATGGATCGGAGTGAAACACAACTACCAGAATCTATTTGACGAGGTCATTGAGAGTGGAGTCTATGTCTCTGATGGGATGCAACGACGCTTCATCAAATCGTATGCATTCAGTAGTCCGAGTGCTGCAGGGGCAGTTCTTAGCGGAAGAGCGACTGCAGGGCCTAAAGCCTGGGTGCTGACTACAAATCCCAAAAAAACTTATAAAGAATGGGAAGCGGAGCAACTTTCAATTGCAGATGCTTCATAAGTAATGCTTCTGCGAGATCGGTAGTTCACGCCGCCCTGTCGTATCCGTACTATCGCCGCTCACCCCGCCCCTCCTACTCTCCTCTCACAGACCTAACCCTGGGAGGAAGAGATGGCAACTGGAACGACAGTACAGGACGCCAAGTGGCAGCATCGCAGCTTTACCCCCAACCCCGCAGCCGGACACTCGAGCACCGCTTTACTGCGTCAGCGCACAGGCATTCACCGTGGGATGAACCAACTGCGTATTCTGCATCGTCACAGACTCCCAGGCAATCTGCTGCAACTGCACAGCCACAGCCGCCGAGATCCCAAGCGTCTGCGCAGCCTTCTCCGTCCCACCAAACGTCCGCACATCCGTCCCGGTGATCTTCTGAAACAGAACCAGCCCATTCAGGTAAGCCCCGTAGATGCTGGGATGGTGAAATCCCGCATCCGTAGGCTTGCTGGTGGTGGAAGGTTGGCTCCCCGGCTGGTAGTTGAACGTCAATGAAACGCCCGCAGCGCTTCCACCATAGGGATCGGGGTTCGCAATCCCTTCACTCCACGCGCGCGACCAGGCATCTCCCGTCGCAGCCACTCCGGCGATGTGCCCATCCTGCGTCGCCGCCGTGAGGTACGCATCATGGTAAGCGTCAGTCAGAGTACCCAGCGCGCTCAGGTAGGCTGAATCGGAAAACGCGGAGGAAGCAGTGCTGTTCCCATACGCCGTGTCGGCCGGAGCGCCCGTCTCATAGAGGTACACGCTGGCAGACGGAGCCGCCGCATGGACTCCCTGCTCGATCGTGCCGACCGCACTGCAGAAGGTCGCCGGCTTGCTGATACTGTCACCGGAAAGCGACGGCGGAATCGGCTCGAAGGTCGCTTCCTGCAGCACAACGGTGTTCCAGACGGATTGCGCGATCACGCTCTGCGCAGCCTGGTAGTTCTTGTTCAGTGAGGTCGCCGAGATCGCCTCGATATGCACGTCGTATGGAATCGCGGCCTCCGCCGCCAGTTCAGCGAAGATCCCCGGAATCCCGCCCCACGGACCGGTCTCGCCAGGCGAGTTTTCCTCCCGCGCTGTCACTGTGGTGTTGAAGTTCTCATCGACCACCAGCGGGGATGCTGCCGTCGAACCCAACCCTCCGGTCCCCGGCGTGCTGTTGTACGTCCGCACCGGCGCATAACGGCCATGCGTAAAGCTATCGCCCACAAAGAGAATGTGCTGGGTCGCCACGATGTGCGGTGGAATCGCTGTCCCACCGGAGGAGGAGCAGCCTGCTAAGAGCGACGTGCAAGCAGACAAGGAAAGCAAAGTCACAAACGGACCCACGACAGAACAACGCGACATTCTCAAAACTAACGACCTCAAAGGCGGATTCAGCAACAGTTACAAGGACCCTGCAACCCCTGAATAGTTGTCATAACGTCCTGACCTGCGAAATTGCAAAGCAAACTGGACCCGCGTCCCAGGAGCGGAAAGCTCCGGGACGCGGGTCCAGTCTTCACAACGATAGCCGCAAAGCCCCGCCTTAGACCTGCGCCGTACCACCATCGACAAATAACTCAACGCCATTCACGAAGCTGGAATCGCTGGACGCCAGGAACAGCGCAACGGTCGCAATCTCCTCCGGCCGTCCCATCTCGCCGCGCGGGATCTGCGACTTGAAGAACGCCTTCGCCTCATCCCCCAGCGGATCGAGAATCGGTGTGTCGATCGTGCCCGGGCTGAGGATGTTCACGCGAATACGGCGCTCCTTCAACTCCAGCAGCCATGTGCGCGCAAACGAGCGGATCGCAGCCTTGCTCGCGCTGTATACGCCGAACGTCGGGAAGCCCTTGATGCTCGCAATCGAGCCATTCAGGAAGACCGAGCCGTCGTCGCTGATCAACGGCAGCGCCTTCTGCACGGTGAACAGCGTTCCCCGCACATTCAGGTCGAAGGTCTTGTCGAAGTGCTCTTCCGTAACCTCTTCCAGCTTCGCGAACTCGCCGAACCCGGCGCTGGCAAACAGAATGTCGATCTTGCCCTTCTCGCGCTTCACCGTCTCATACAGGCGATCTAGATCAGCCAAGTTGGATGCATCGCCCTGCACGCCCGTGACGTTCTTGCCGATGATCTTGATCGCCTCATCCAGTTTGTCCTGGCGGCGGCCCGTGATGAACACGTACGCACCCTCTTCGACAAACAACTTTGCGGTGGCGAGCGCCATCCCGGACGTGGCGGCGGTGATAACGGCTACTTTTCCTTTGAGCTTATCCATTTCCTGATCCCTTTCAAGATGAACCCGCGAAGCCACTCCGCACCAGCGTCATGCGCTTTCCGCTCGGTTCTTATAAGTAAGATGGGACGAGTTACAGGACAGATTCAATAGTTCCGAATATAAAAACTATGGAACTGTGGAGAACCCATTCCAGGTAAAGCCGCGCCACCCCGAGCCTCGACCTCAAACTTTCTTTTGCGAAAACCTCAGCAAATTCGCATGTCAAGCCCCCACGGCCCACAGAAATCGCGAAACCCCAACAACCACGCGGCCTTTTGCGTGAAAAATAGTTGGCATGTTTACCCCACGCAACTTGGTAAAATGGAAGTACGCAAGAAGTGACTTTTTATCGGTGTACAGCGAAGTCTACGCAGCCTGCGTAAGTCACCTGTTTTGAAGACTTTAGCTCTAACCCATTTCTTCTCAAGATCTTACACTTTCAGTCCGAATCTAAGTCCCACAGAATGAAGACTTTAGATCAAACAGAGGGGGGAGGGGTACTACCCCGGTCCAGCCCTTCAGGTGACACGTTTTGACGATGGAATCCTCCGCGCTTCTCACCACCGACCTCGGCGCACTGCCACTGCTAGCCCGCGGCAAAGTCCGCGACATCTACGCCGTCTCGCCTGACCCCGCCTCAGACCTGCTCTTCATCGCCTCGGACCGCCTCTCCGCTTTCGACCACGTCCTCGGCTCCGGCATCCCGGACAAGGGCCGCATCCTCACCCAGCTCTCCCTCTTCTGGTTCGACTTCGTCAAGGATGTCGTCCCCAACCACCTCATCACCGCCGACGTCTCCGAGTTCCCTGCCAGCCTCCAGCCCTTCAAGGCCCAACTGGAAGGCCGCACCATGCTGGTCAAGCGCGCCCAGATGTTCCCCGTCGAGTGCGTCGTCCGCGGCTACCTCTCCGGCTCCGGCTGGAAGGACTACCAGGCGACCCAGGCCATCTGCGGCATACCCCTCCCGGCCGGCCTCCGCGAATCCGACAAACTGCCCGAGCCGATCTTCACCCCCGCCGCCAAGATCAACACCGGCGGACACGACGAGAACATCTCCTTCGCCACCGTCATCGAGACCATCGGCGCAGAGCACGCCAACGCCCTCCGCGAGCTATCCCTGGCCATCTACGCCAAGGCCTCCGCCCACGCCGCCACCCGCGGCGTCATCCTGGCCGACACCAAGTTCGAGTTCGGCCTCATCGACGGCCAGATCACGCTCGCCGACGAGGTCCTCACCCCCGACTCCTCCCGCTACTGGCCCGCCTCCCAGTACGCCCCCGGCGGCCCCACCCCGTCGTTCGACAAGCAGTACGTACGCGACTACCTCGAGTCGATCCACTGGAACAAGCAGGCCCCCGCCCCGTCATTACCTCCTGAGGTAGTAACGAACACGCGAGAAAAATATCTTCAGGCCTTCCATCTCATCTCGGGCCGCGATACGCTCTAGTTTCACGCACATGCAACTGCCGCCCACCACCTCGTACAACCCGTTCGACTGGTTCCTCGTCGTGATCCTCGTCATCTCGACGATCGCGGCGTTCATGCGCGGCCTGATCCGTTCCCTGCTGTCGCTGGTCGGTTTCATCCTCGCCATCGTGGTCGCCAGTTGGAACTACCTCTCCTTCGCCTCGTACCTGGGCCGCTGGATACTCAACTTCACCGTGGCGGAGATCATCGCCTACCTGACGATCCTGATCGTCATCACCATCGCCTTCTCCATGCTGGCCAATCTCCTGCGCAAGACGGCTTCGGCGGTCGGTCTGGGCTTCCTGGACCGCCTGCTGGGGGCCGCCTTCGGCGTCCTCCGCGGCTTTCTGGCCGGGGTGGCCGCCATGATGGCCATCGCCGCCTTTTCCCCGAATTCGGAGTGGGTCAAGAATTCTCAGCTCACTCCCTATTTCCTTGAAGGGGCGCATGCGGTATCCTTCGTTGTGCCCCCGCGTTTTGAGCAGCAGATCGCTCAGGGCGCCACGCACCTCCTACAACAGACTCCGGACCTCTTAAAGTCACACCCCCGCAAGAATGATCGGGATTAATTCAAGCCCGTGCTGCTGTATTTGCATCGAAAATAGCCAGGCGACTAACAGCCCGTAAGGTGGGAACAATTTGAAGCGCGAACTCGATGCCTTGATCACACAGATGCACTCGGCGGGTGTCTCCTACACGGAGGCCGTCCGTCAATTCAAGCGCCGTTATCTCCTCGAGGTTCTCGCGCAGCACAAAGGCAACCAGTGTAAGGCAGCGGAAGAGCTGGGGATGCACCGCAATACGCTCTCCCGGACCCTGGCCGAGCTCGACATGGACACCGCGCAGATCCGCAGCGGCATGCGCCGTCCGCCCATGAGCGAACGCCCACGCACCCTGCCGTCCGTAGCCAATCTAACCAAGATCCGATAGTTGAGCCATTCCGGACGAAGCGGCGAGCCGATCACCGCCCTGCTTCGTCCAACCTTCAAGCCCGCATGAAGCAGCCAGCACATTCTCGAAGCGACTTTGCAACTCGACGCCGTTCCGTCTGTCTGACCGTCATCGCCGCTGCCGCCCTCGCGTCGACCTCAGCCTTCTCACAAGCCCCGAGCGTCAAGCCCGACCCACGCAAGGCGGAGCAAGCGTACCTGGCCGGGGCGATCCTGATCGACCATCGGGACTTTGCCGCCGCTCAGAGCCAGTTTGCCAAGGCCGTCCAGCTCAATCCCACCCGCCAGGATTACACCCTGGCCCTGGCCGTCGCCCGGGAAAGCCGAGTCTCGAATCTCATTCAGCAAGCGGCCAAGGCACGCATGGACAACCAGGCCGACCGCTCAGACAGACTGCTGGCGGAGGCTCGTGCAGTCGATCCCGGCAGCGACCTTGTGCTGCAGCGCATTCAAGCGCCTCAGCAGCCCATGACCCACGTGGAGCCCGCACAGTCAAAGGACATGCTCTTTGCCCCTCCGCTGCAGATTGCGGCCGCAGCCGGCGTCCACGATCTCCACCTACGCGGCGATGTGAAGCAGGTCCTGAGCCAGGTCGCCTCCACCTACGGCATCAAGGCCGTCTACGACGCCGACCTGGTCAGCCAACAGATACGCTTCGATCTCGACGCAGTTACCTATACCCAGGCCATGCCAATCCTGCTGCGCATGGCCCACCTCTTCGCCGTGCCTATCGATTCCAAAACGCTCTTCGTCGTCAAGGATTCGCAGGAGGCCCGCCAGAAGTACGAGCGTCAGGCTGAGGAGACCATCTTCGTTCCCGGCAGCACGCAGGAGCAGCTCAACGAGCTCGTCAACATCATCAAGAACGTCTTTGACGTGAAGCAGATTGCGATCCAGCAGAACTCCTCCAGCCTGGTTGTACGCGCACCGGAGCCGACGCTTAAAGCGGTCAACTACACCATCGCTGATCTCGTCGACGGCAACGCGCAGGTTGTGATGGAGTTGAAACTCTACACGGTCGATAAGACCCGCACCCGCAATCTTGGCCTGACTACACCAAATTCGGTGGGCGGCTTCTCCGTTGCAGCCGAAGCGCAGGGTATCGTCAGCGCCAACCAGAGCGTGATCCAGCAAGCAATCTCGCAGGGTCTCTTCACGCCCTCAGGCAACGCCGCGACGGATACCATCACGGAGGCCATCTACCTGATCGCGTCCGGCCTTGCCACCGACGCCAAGCTCAGCGGCCTACTTACGTTGGTGGGCGGTGGGCTTACGACGGCGGGCATTTATGTAGGCTCGAACCCTACGCTGAACTTCGCGCTCGACACCTCGGACACGCGTGCGCTGGATGACATCACTGTTCGCTCCGGCGACCGGCAGACTACGACGCTGAAAGTCGGCTCCAAGTATCCCATCACGACATCGACTTACTCCAGCGGAGTATCGGCTGCCACCTCCTCGGCACTGGCCGGTGTTACGGTGGGTGGGGTCAGCGCCTCTTCCCTCCTGAACCAATACCTCGGTGCGAGTTCCCAGACCATTCCGCAGATTCAGTATGAAGACATCGGCATCACCCTCAAGACGACACCCACCGTGCTGAAGTCCGGCCTGATCACCATGCACATCGACCTGAAGATCGAAGCCCTCACCGGCCAGAGCGCCAACAACATCCCTGTCCTTACCAGCCGCGTCTTTACCTCGGACGTGACCTGCCCTGAGGGCAGCACGGCCATGATGCTCTCACAACTCTCCAGCCAGGAATCGGCGGCGGTCAGCGGAATTCCCGGCCTGGCAGAACTCCCCGGCTTCCAAACGTCAGTCGCAGACCGCATCACCGAGCGCGACTCATCCGAGCTCGTCATGATGGTGACCCCGCATCTCGTGCGCCGCCGGTCGAATACGCTCGCGGGGCCGCGTATCGCTTTCCAGACATCGGTACCCCAGGAAAATTAGTCTCGTCGACGTGCCTTTCGTAGTCGCAGCACAACATGCCTGACGCTTATAAGATTGAAGGAATGATTGATCTGGACTTCTGCTCTGCTGACGAACTTTTGCTCCGTCGCAGATCTCTGCGGCGCGAGCTTTCGGCGGTCGATGGCCTTCAAGAGCTACGCATCGCAGTGCTTGGCGGATCGACGACGGATCAGATCGTGACGACCCTTGAGATCTTTCTGCTCGCTGCCGGCTTCCAGCCGGTCTTCCATCAAAGCGAGTACGGTCGCTACTACGACGACGCGGTTTACGATCCGCAAACCCTGATCGACTTCAGGCCTAACCTGGTCTACATCCATACCTCCTGCCGCAACGTCCGCAATCTCCCTCCGCTCAATTGCACAGAATCCCAGCTACCCGGATATGTGGAGACAGAGTTGAACCGCTTCAAAGAGATCTGGGACTCGCTGGATGCTCGGGTCGGCTGCCAGGTGATTCAGAACAACTTTGAGATGCCACCCCACGCCATCCTCGGAAATATGGACGCCGTTGCGGCTGGCGGTGAGAATCGTTTCCTGATGGAGCTCAATGTAGCCTTTGCACGCGAGGCCACACGCCGGCCCAGGCTGCTGCTTCAGGATGTCCATGGTATCTCCGCAAAGGTCGGTCTGCGGAACTGGTTTGACTGGACCCTTTTCTTCAACTTCAAGCTCTTACTGCAACCGGCTGCCAATCTGGAACTCGCACGCTCACTGAATGCCATGATTCAAGCCATCTATGGCAAGAGCCGCAAAGTATTGGTCCTTGACCTGGACAACACGCTTTGGGGTGGAACCATCGGCGACGATGGCGTTGACAAGATCCTGATCGGCCGCGAGACGCCCCAAGCCGAGGCCTACACCGCCTTCCAGGAGTACTGCCTCTCTCTAAGAAATCGCGGCATCCTGTTGGCTATCTGCTCAAAGAATGATGAAGACATTGCGAAGGCTGGCTTCTCGCATCCGGATTCCATCCTGAAGCTCGAGCATATCTCCTGCTTCAAGGCTAACTGGGAGCCCAAGCACGAGAACATCGCGCTCATCGCGAAGGAACTCAATCTGGGCGTCGACAGCTTCGTCTTTGTAGACGACAACCCTGCAGAGCGGGCAATCGTCCAGGCACAGATACCGGGTGTTGCAGTGCCAGACATCGGCAACGACGTCACTCACTATGCCGAGGTGATCCAGGCCGCACGCTACTTCGAGCCTGCATCTCTCTCCAGAGAAGACCGCGAGCGGGCAGCCCTGTATGCGAGCAACTTGCAGCGCGCCGACCAAGCGGCCACATTCAATAACTATGGCGAGTATCTTGATTCTCTCGATATGTCTGCCGAGATAGACAGTTTCAAGCCAGTGTATTTGGAGCGAATCGCCCAACTCACCAACAAGACCAACCAGTTCAACCTCACCTCTCGCCGCTACACCTTGGCAGAGATGGAGGTTGCCATGCGTGACCGGAACACCATTGCCCTGTACGGCAAGCTGAGTGACCGCTTTGGCGATAACGGCCTGATCTCCATCGTGCTTGGCCGACGAGACGGTGATACCGTGCACATCGATCTCTGGCTGATGAGTTGTCGCGTCCTCAAGCGGTCCATGGAGACAGCCATGCTTGACGCCCTCGCTGAGCGTGCTCTTGGCATGGGAGTCAAAGTGGTCCGTGGCAACTATCTGCCCACGGCGAAGAACAGCATGGTGGCCGATCACTACAGCCGCCTTGGTTTCCAACCATGCCCTCAACCCAGTCTGCCTGAAGGTGCTACTGCCTGGCAGCTGAACCTTACCGGCTATGTCCGGAAAAATTCGCACATCCGGGTCCTGGAGTACACGCATGTTTGAGACGTCTCCCGAAGCTAAGCCCAGTGAAGCGTTGTCGAAAGGATGGGAAATGAAGGAAGTGGATTTCGCGTTTGGGAAAGATGGCATCCAGGTGAAGCTTCATGAGGGTCCCAGCTACATGCTCGTGGAAAGCCGCAGCGCCCAGCCTCTTGCTGACCCGCTCCAGGCTCTGGACCATGCGCTCGACTTCCCTGTCGCCGGCCCCTCTCTGCTGACGCTTGCCGAAGGCAAGAAGACCGCGGCCATCTCCATCTGCGACATCACCCGCCCTGCGCCGAACTGGATGACGCTTCCCCCTCTGCTCAAGCGCCTCCATGCTGCGGGCATCCCCGTGGAGGGCGTCACCATCCTCATCGCGACCGGCCTGCATCGCCCAGCGACAACCGATGAGATCCGCAGGATCGTCGGAGAGGACATTGCGGCGAAGTACCGGATCGTCAACCATGACGCCAAGGACTTCGACCAGCACCTGTCCCTGGGAACGACATCCCGGGGCACCCCTGTTTATATCGACAGCAGGTTCATGCAAGCCGACCTGCACATCACGCTCGGCTTCATCGAGCAGCACCTCATGCTCGGCTTCTCAGGCGGACGTAAACTGGTCGCCCCCGGGGTGGCATCCCAGGAGACCATCAAGGTCATCCATTCACCGCGCTTCATGCGCGAGCCCAACGCAACCGAAGGCCATACCTCCGACAATCCTTTGCATCTTGAGCTCCTCGAAATCGCCCGCATGGTCCGTCATGATTTCATGCTCGATGTCACCCTTACGAAAACTCGTGAGATCTCCGGAGTCTTTGCGGGCGAGCCCGTGCAGGCTCACGCAGCCGGCGTCCGCTTCCTGCAACACACGTCGCTGGAGAAGCTTCCAAAGCTTGCGGACGTAGTCATCACCAGCGCGGCTGGTTATCCGCTGGACCTCACCTTCTACCAGATCGTCAAAGGAATCACGGCAGCGCAGCATATCGCAAAACCCGGAGGCAAAATCCTGATCCTGGCAGAGTGCTCTGAGGGCGCCGGCTCTCCGGAGTTCGCTCACAAGCTTGAGAACTATCCGGGTCACCAGCAATTTCTTGACGAGGTCCACACAGCTAAGGTCGAAGTCGACCAATGGCAACTGGAGAAACTTGCTCTCACCGGCCTCACTCACGAGCTGTACTTCTTCACCCCGGGCGTACCCGCAGCCCACGCCGGCGCACTCCGTGATCGTGTCTTCACGAGCGTCGACCTTGCCGTAGACGCTGTGCTGTCGGATCTCACTCCCGGCGCAGACGTAGCCCTCATTCCCGAAGGTCCCTATGTCTACGCACGTGTAGACCCCACTGCCTGATTTCAATCAAAATAAAACCATAGCGTCAGCAGGTCATCATGCAGCATTTTGAAAACGGCAGCGGGCAGAAGATCGATCTGGAAACATGGAACCGCCGCGCTACCTTCCAACTCTTCAAGGATTACTCCGAGCCTTATCACGGCGTATGTCTCCGCGTCGACTGCACGGCGACCTATCGTTTTGCGCGGCAGAATCACATCTCCGTCTTCTTATCGCTGGTGCATCGTTCGCTCCTTGCAGCCAACCAGGTAGAAAATTTCAGAACACGCATCGTTGACGGCACCGCCTGGCACTACGATCAGATCAACGCCGGCAGCGCAGTCGGACGCGCGAACGGCACCATCGGTTTCGGGCACTATCCGTTTCATCCACGCATGGAAGACTTTGTGCGGGAAGGAAGTGTCGAACTGGAACGGGTGCGCCAACGGGAAGACCTTGAACGTTATCCTGACGCCAATCTGATACGTTACTCCGTGCTTCCCTGGTTCGACTTCACCGCAATCTCGCATGCCCACGACGTCTCCCGCAAAGACTCCGCCCCACACATCACCTTCGGCAAGATCACGGAATCAAATGGTCGCGCCGCGATGCCCGTATCGATTCACGTGCATCATGCTCTCGCAGACGGACTGCATGTCGCGCAGTTCGTTGAGAAATTCGAACAGGCTCTCGCTGACCCGGCCGCCGAAGTTTTTTAGGCATTCGATCACTAAGTCGGCAGCTTCATGCGAGCAAGCAACGCCGCATAGCGCGGATCGTCGCGCAGTCCGTCGAAGGTCGGGTCGACTCGCATCCAGATCATTCAATAGCAGCGATGCTCAACGGCCTGGTTACCCACACATGCAGGCCGTCAAGCTCTTTCGAAGCAGCTTCTCGGCCTGCCCTGCAGCCCTCTCCTTCAATCGAACTCCCTCTTCACTTACTGATTCACCGCGTAGTTCAGACTCGCAGGGTAAACGAAAAAACAGAGCCTCTTCCCGGCTGACTGCTCACTTCGATCTTGCCTCCGTGGGCCTCTACGATCGTGCGGCAGATCGCCAGACCTAAACCAGTGCCTGATGAACGTTGCTCTCGATTGCCGGAACGAAGGAATTTGTCGAAGATGAAAGATTGTTCTATCGGTTCAATGCCGATGCCTCGGTCCGCAATACTGCAGGTGACGAAACGACCATCCTGCTCTGCGGTGATAAAGATCGGAGCGTCGTCTGGAGAGTATTTGGCTGCATTCTGAAGAAGTTTTGTAAGGAGCCGCCCGACCCAGATAGAGTCGGCCTGAACACTGGGAAGCCGGGGAGCAAGCGTGACTTGTACAGGATGCCCTTTGAGCACATCCTCGGCAGTCTGAATTGCGTCATTGATCATTTCTTCCATGCTCTGGGGCACAAAGGTCATACGGAGTTCCTGCGTATCGAACTTTGCCATCTCCACCGCCTGTGCGACGAGGCGGCTGAGCCGGTTACTTTCGCCCTGTACGGAGCCGAGAAGGGCACGAGACTCCGCAGGTTCAAGTCCCTGAGCCAGCAAACTATCCAGAGACCTATCAATGAAAGCCAATGGCGCCCCGAGTTCATGGGTGATCGAATCGAGCATGAGGGCCCGGAGGCGTTCGTTCTCCTTCGCAGCCTCAGTGCGAGAGACCTCATCGATGGCGTTCGATCGATCAAGAGCGATCGATACAAGTCCTCCAAGGGCATCGAGGCTCTGATGGGAGAGAGTCAGGCCGCGAATGATCAGTATGCCCCTTGGACGAACCCCGCTACGGAGAGGGATCATCGCCTCCTGTGCGCCTGCGGAAGAGATAATGCCGGGTGCGTGTGAAAGCTCCTTGAGAGCGTCTTCCGAAAGGTGTGGCGTCCAGTCGGATCCAAAACGATAGATCCGATTCCCGTCCAAGAGGAAGAAGAGCACCGCTTGTGCGCCGGTCGCAACCGCGACTGCATTGGGGACAGTCTTCGTAAGCTGAACAAACTCATCGGTTTGTAGTAACGCCCTGCTGAGGCGATATAAGATCTCAAGTTCCGCCTTGCTGGCTCGCGCTTCTTTGGATTCTTCCCGGATGCGTTCAGACATGCGGCTCGCAAAGATTGAAGTGATGAGGAAGACCAGTAGAGCAACAATGTTTTGAGGGTCAGAGATAATGAAGTGGCCGACCGGTGGCAGAAAAAAATAGTTATAGCATGCTCCGGCTGCGAAAGAGATGACCACTGCGTACCTCAATCCCCAGCGAGAGGCAAGAGAGTGGATAAACAGTAAAAGTGTCAGCGCTACCGTAGTAGGATTCACCTGGAGCACGACGTGGAAGAAGAAGACAATTCCTCCCAGGCCGATCGCAGCACTGAACCAGCGAGTGACGGAGATAATCAGTTTCGAGTGCACCCCGAGATTCTACGATGACAAGGGATAAATCCAATCCGAGAAAGCTGCCTGAGGACTGGCTGCAGAAGGCCGAAGCCGCGGAAAAGAAGCGTGGGTGCTTCAAGATCTTTCTTGGATATGCACCCGGCGTGGGTAAAACCTTCAGCATGCTGAGCGAGGGCGTGAGGCGCAAACAGCGCGGTGAGGATGTTGTCATCGGAGTCGTTGAGACCCACGGCAGAGCGGGGACTGCTGAGGTTGCAGACAAGCTGGAGAGGGTTCCGGTCAGAGAGGTCAATTACAAAGGCTCGCTGTTCACGGAGATGGACCTTGATAGAATCCTGGCCCGTAATCCGAAGGTGGCCCTCATCGATGAATTGGCTCATACCAATATTGAGGGGAGCCGTTTCAGCAAACGCTACGAAGACGTGTTCGCGCTGCTGGAAGCGAAGATCGACGTGGTGACTACGCTGAACGTTCAGCATATTGAGAGCTGCACGCCAATCATCCAGTCGCTGACTGGGGT is a window of Granulicella tundricola MP5ACTX9 DNA encoding:
- a CDS encoding ATP-binding protein — translated: MHSKLIISVTRWFSAAIGLGGIVFFFHVVLQVNPTTVALTLLLFIHSLASRWGLRYAVVISFAAGACYNYFFLPPVGHFIISDPQNIVALLVFLITSIFASRMSERIREESKEARASKAELEILYRLSRALLQTDEFVQLTKTVPNAVAVATGAQAVLFFLLDGNRIYRFGSDWTPHLSEDALKELSHAPGIISSAGAQEAMIPLRSGVRPRGILIIRGLTLSHQSLDALGGLVSIALDRSNAIDEVSRTEAAKENERLRALMLDSITHELGAPLAFIDRSLDSLLAQGLEPAESRALLGSVQGESNRLSRLVAQAVEMAKFDTQELRMTFVPQSMEEMINDAIQTAEDVLKGHPVQVTLAPRLPSVQADSIWVGRLLTKLLQNAAKYSPDDAPIFITAEQDGRFVTCSIADRGIGIEPIEQSFIFDKFLRSGNREQRSSGTGLGLAICRTIVEAHGGKIEVSSQPGRGSVFSFTLRV
- a CDS encoding lactate racemase domain-containing protein, translated to MKEVDFAFGKDGIQVKLHEGPSYMLVESRSAQPLADPLQALDHALDFPVAGPSLLTLAEGKKTAAISICDITRPAPNWMTLPPLLKRLHAAGIPVEGVTILIATGLHRPATTDEIRRIVGEDIAAKYRIVNHDAKDFDQHLSLGTTSRGTPVYIDSRFMQADLHITLGFIEQHLMLGFSGGRKLVAPGVASQETIKVIHSPRFMREPNATEGHTSDNPLHLELLEIARMVRHDFMLDVTLTKTREISGVFAGEPVQAHAAGVRFLQHTSLEKLPKLADVVITSAAGYPLDLTFYQIVKGITAAQHIAKPGGKILILAECSEGAGSPEFAHKLENYPGHQQFLDEVHTAKVEVDQWQLEKLALTGLTHELYFFTPGVPAAHAGALRDRVFTSVDLAVDAVLSDLTPGADVALIPEGPYVYARVDPTA
- a CDS encoding CatA-like O-acetyltransferase, encoding MQHFENGSGQKIDLETWNRRATFQLFKDYSEPYHGVCLRVDCTATYRFARQNHISVFLSLVHRSLLAANQVENFRTRIVDGTAWHYDQINAGSAVGRANGTIGFGHYPFHPRMEDFVREGSVELERVRQREDLERYPDANLIRYSVLPWFDFTAISHAHDVSRKDSAPHITFGKITESNGRAAMPVSIHVHHALADGLHVAQFVEKFEQALADPAAEVF
- a CDS encoding histidine kinase, with protein sequence MTRDKSNPRKLPEDWLQKAEAAEKKRGCFKIFLGYAPGVGKTFSMLSEGVRRKQRGEDVVIGVVETHGRAGTAEVADKLERVPVREVNYKGSLFTEMDLDRILARNPKVALIDELAHTNIEGSRFSKRYEDVFALLEAKIDVVTTLNVQHIESCTPIIQSLTGVTVREMVPDWVLDRADEIVMSDLSPEALATRMRRGDIYPLDRTERALSNFFRKGNLIALREMALQRVTRAVDRTLDDYVKLKQLGDHWTVAERIAVCVSASPAARDLIARGARLAKGMDAELFVLHLDNGRNIAEAVSRTLEDNLQFAENLGA